In Methanobrevibacter oralis, one DNA window encodes the following:
- a CDS encoding beta-ribofuranosylaminobenzene 5'-phosphate synthase — protein MIIKAPSRIHMSLIDLNGSYKRIDGGIGLALREPQFILESQETESDITIEFAKGFDDREAIIECEEKIPSAAQKTLEHFNIDSGFHFKVHKAYHPHSGLGSGTQIAVSTAHLIAETMGIKVESRQLSSIVGRGGTSGIGTYTHDLGGFIVDGGHSVEEKSGFLPSGASNAKPATLIARYDFPEDWNILLVEPNVQKHMEGDDEVNVFQTYCPIPKEEVEKVSHLILMNLIPFMLEKDIKNFGWAVSELQKVGFNKLEHSLDSSFLPTMKSIEEAGAYGVGISSFGPTLYTFFDDDNKDIVDAAAEIVGDKSRVLVTKAQNHGFTIEK, from the coding sequence ATGATTATTAAAGCACCTTCAAGAATTCACATGTCCCTTATAGATTTAAATGGATCATATAAAAGAATTGATGGAGGAATTGGTCTTGCACTTAGAGAACCTCAATTTATATTAGAAAGTCAAGAGACAGAAAGTGATATAACTATTGAATTTGCAAAAGGTTTTGATGATAGAGAAGCTATAATTGAGTGTGAGGAAAAAATACCTAGTGCAGCTCAAAAAACATTGGAACATTTTAATATTGATTCTGGTTTTCATTTTAAGGTTCACAAAGCTTATCATCCACATTCTGGACTTGGCTCTGGAACTCAAATTGCAGTATCAACTGCACATTTAATTGCTGAAACTATGGGAATAAAAGTAGAAAGTAGGCAATTAAGTTCTATTGTTGGAAGAGGAGGAACCTCTGGAATTGGAACTTATACTCATGATTTAGGTGGTTTCATTGTTGATGGGGGACATAGTGTTGAAGAAAAATCTGGTTTTTTACCATCTGGTGCATCAAATGCAAAACCCGCTACTTTAATTGCAAGATATGATTTTCCTGAAGATTGGAACATTTTACTTGTAGAACCTAATGTTCAAAAACACATGGAAGGAGATGATGAAGTAAATGTATTCCAAACTTATTGTCCAATCCCAAAAGAAGAAGTTGAAAAGGTTTCTCATTTAATTTTAATGAATTTAATTCCATTCATGTTAGAAAAAGATATTAAAAACTTTGGATGGGCGGTAAGTGAACTTCAAAAAGTTGGATTTAATAAATTAGAACACAGTCTTGATTCAAGTTTTTTGCCTACTATGAAATCTATTGAAGAAGCTGGAGCTTATGGTGTAGGTATTAGTTCATTTGGTCCTACTCTTTACACTTTCTTTGATGATGATAACAAAGATATTGTTGATGCAGCAGCAGAAATTGTAGGGGATAAATCACGTGTTTTAGTAACTAAAGCTCAAAATCATGGGTTTACTATTGAAAAATAA
- the nudC gene encoding NAD(+) diphosphatase — protein MIEKSLYENYEINFSDSYTTDDESYYFIYNNERELYLTESKELIHFKKDLDKFNINFILYIGKYKDKDAFVVNVKSNESFNTLYDIYEFNKDLYQIASRAVLVNDWYDSYRYCGHCGTKNILDDKDMMMKCPNCGQMHYPRIAPAIIVTISKGDKLLMAKHSYHNLDSYTLLAGFVEPGESIEDTVKREILEEVGIKIKNIQYLKSQTWPFPNSLMLGFKAEYDSGEIKVDGNEILDAKWFSKEEIIKYSSDISISSWLIDYFIENH, from the coding sequence ATGATAGAAAAGTCTCTTTATGAAAATTATGAAATCAATTTTAGCGATTCTTACACAACAGATGATGAATCTTATTATTTTATTTATAATAATGAAAGAGAATTATATTTAACTGAATCTAAAGAACTAATACACTTTAAAAAAGATTTAGATAAATTTAATATTAATTTTATATTATATATAGGAAAATACAAAGATAAAGATGCTTTTGTTGTTAATGTTAAAAGTAATGAAAGTTTTAATACATTATATGACATTTACGAGTTCAACAAAGATTTATATCAAATAGCTTCTAGAGCAGTACTTGTAAATGATTGGTATGATTCATATAGATATTGTGGGCATTGTGGAACTAAAAACATCTTAGATGACAAAGATATGATGATGAAATGTCCTAATTGTGGACAAATGCATTATCCAAGAATAGCTCCTGCAATTATAGTAACCATATCTAAAGGTGATAAATTATTAATGGCTAAACACAGTTATCATAATCTTGATAGTTATACCTTGTTAGCAGGATTTGTAGAACCTGGAGAAAGTATTGAAGATACTGTTAAAAGAGAAATTTTAGAAGAAGTTGGAATTAAAATTAAAAACATCCAATATTTGAAAAGTCAAACTTGGCCATTTCCTAATTCATTAATGCTTGGTTTTAAAGCTGAATATGATTCTGGTGAAATAAAAGTCGATGGTAATGAAATTCTTGATGCTAAATGGTTTAGTAAAGAAGAAATAATAAAGTATTCATCAGACATTAGTATTTCATCATGGTTAATAGATTATTTTATTGAAAATCATTAA
- a CDS encoding MotA/TolQ/ExbB proton channel family protein — protein sequence MSLNVPGGEYLTGSLDVISQSLTIPVLIILLVIVIISIIIVGSVIAEYTSRKKVSVSTIRDLIYKINSADSIDHLKSIISDSAIPKSQKKVLKEIASSSALDRTSREALARKLVEFEEEKMDKTLSQTDTITRVGPTLGLMGTLIPMGPGLAALGVGDVNTLAESLTVAFNTTIVGIGSGALCYVVSKVRRGWYERYLSDLDALSDAVLSYMNNS from the coding sequence ATGAGTTTAAACGTTCCAGGTGGAGAATATTTAACAGGTTCTTTAGATGTTATTTCTCAAAGTTTAACAATTCCTGTATTGATAATCTTGCTTGTTATAGTTATTATTTCGATTATTATAGTGGGTAGTGTAATTGCAGAGTATACTTCAAGGAAAAAAGTTTCTGTAAGTACGATTAGAGATTTAATTTATAAAATTAATTCAGCTGATTCTATTGATCATTTGAAAAGTATTATTTCAGATTCAGCCATTCCAAAATCTCAAAAAAAGGTTTTAAAAGAGATTGCTTCTTCTTCTGCTTTAGATAGAACTTCAAGAGAAGCTTTAGCTCGTAAATTAGTAGAATTTGAAGAAGAAAAAATGGATAAAACATTAAGTCAAACGGATACAATTACACGTGTTGGACCAACTTTAGGTTTAATGGGAACATTAATTCCTATGGGTCCAGGTTTGGCAGCTTTAGGTGTTGGTGATGTGAATACTCTTGCAGAATCATTAACTGTTGCATTTAACACAACTATTGTTGGTATTGGTTCAGGTGCATTATGTTATGTTGTTTCAAAAGTAAGAAGAGGTTGGTATGAACGTTACCTATCAGATTTAGATGCATTAAGTGATGCGGTTTTAAGTTATATGAATAATTCGTGA
- a CDS encoding DUF2149 domain-containing protein, whose translation MVRKQRRKRFGGQEEDPMAGTSNLVDAMLVIAVGFLVFVIISWNMQSVIFSDMSQDEKQAVMDAMQKQVTEVNQGKELNETPDTSNSSGQGYTEMGKVYKDPSTGKLIMVEG comes from the coding sequence ATGGTAAGAAAACAAAGAAGAAAACGCTTTGGTGGTCAAGAGGAAGACCCGATGGCAGGTACATCTAATCTTGTTGATGCAATGTTAGTTATTGCAGTTGGTTTTTTAGTTTTTGTAATCATAAGTTGGAATATGCAAAGTGTTATTTTTTCTGATATGTCACAAGATGAAAAACAAGCAGTAATGGATGCTATGCAAAAACAAGTTACTGAAGTAAATCAAGGTAAAGAATTAAATGAAACTCCAGATACTTCTAATAGTTCTGGTCAAGGTTATACTGAAATGGGTAAGGTGTATAAAGATCCATCTACGGGTAAGCTGATTATGGTGGAAGGTTAA
- a CDS encoding ferritin → MVSENMEKALNEQLNAELYSGYLYLSMAAYFEDEDLAGFANWMRVQAQEELDHGMKFYDYIIRRGASVTLTSIKAPQTKWNSSLDAFENVLAHEQHVTSLINNLVNIAIEEKDHATNNFLQWFVEEQVEEEENASDLLAKIKLADGDNRLIYELNKELATRAPSAD, encoded by the coding sequence ATGGTTTCTGAAAATATGGAAAAAGCTTTAAATGAACAATTAAATGCAGAACTCTATTCTGGATATTTATATTTGTCTATGGCAGCTTATTTTGAAGATGAAGACTTAGCTGGATTTGCTAATTGGATGAGAGTACAGGCACAAGAGGAATTAGATCATGGAATGAAATTTTATGATTATATTATTAGAAGAGGAGCTTCTGTAACTTTAACTTCTATTAAAGCACCACAAACTAAATGGAATAGTTCACTTGATGCTTTTGAAAATGTATTGGCTCATGAACAACATGTAACTAGTCTTATTAATAATTTAGTTAATATAGCTATTGAAGAAAAAGACCATGCTACAAATAATTTCTTACAATGGTTTGTTGAAGAGCAAGTTGAAGAAGAAGAAAATGCATCTGATTTACTTGCAAAAATTAAATTAGCTGATGGAGACAATAGATTAATATACGAGTTAAATAAAGAACTCGCAACTCGTGCTCCTTCTGCAGATTAA
- a CDS encoding beta C-S lyase family protein produces the protein MKYDFKSVIDRHNTNSLKWDLFDDELPMWVADMDFKVAPPILDAIKKRIAHPIFAYSIVPDELFEAYINWWDKRYNFKMQKEDLLFSIGVMPSITSILRTFSDVGDNIF, from the coding sequence ATGAAATATGATTTTAAAAGTGTTATTGATCGCCATAATACAAATTCTTTAAAATGGGATTTATTTGATGATGAACTTCCAATGTGGGTTGCAGATATGGATTTTAAAGTTGCACCTCCAATTTTAGATGCAATTAAAAAAAGAATCGCACATCCAATTTTTGCATATTCAATAGTTCCAGATGAATTATTTGAGGCTTATATTAATTGGTGGGATAAACGTTATAATTTTAAAATGCAAAAAGAAGATTTATTGTTTTCAATAGGAGTAATGCCTTCAATTACAAGTATTTTAAGGACTTTTAGTGATGTTGGAGACAATATTTTTTAA
- a CDS encoding phenylacetate--CoA ligase family protein, giving the protein MMWNEKIESMPRDELEELQLKKLQATIKRAFNKIPYYNKRYTEAKVYPEDINTLKDIEKLPFLTKDDLRESYPYGLFAVDIKDIKEIHSSSGTTGKPVVSGYTEKDLDTWGETIARGLTMMGFDETDIIQNTHGYGLFTGGFGVHYGTHKIGATIIPISTGQTRRQIEIMNDFKTTGLIFTPSYGIHLGEVALEDGINPKKLGIKAIGFGAEMWTEEIRNKVEDIFGCKAYNIYGLTELTGPGVGVECSAQKGLHIAEDIYYPEIIDPNTLETLGPNQKGELVLTNLEREGMPIIRFRTKDLTQITYDKCKCGRTHGRISRITGRSDDMIKVKGVAIFPSQIEKALLKVSDVEPHYLIIVTRPGTLDEIEIQVETSQNLFFDGVKEMMSVQKQIEKSIENETGIRVKVTLVEPKTIPRFEGKAKRVIDKRELH; this is encoded by the coding sequence ATGATGTGGAATGAAAAAATTGAAAGTATGCCAAGAGATGAGCTTGAAGAATTACAATTAAAAAAACTTCAAGCCACTATTAAAAGAGCTTTTAATAAAATACCTTATTATAATAAGAGATATACTGAAGCTAAAGTATACCCTGAAGATATTAATACATTAAAAGACATTGAAAAACTACCTTTTTTAACAAAAGATGACTTACGTGAAAGCTATCCTTATGGATTGTTTGCAGTTGATATAAAAGATATTAAAGAAATTCACTCTTCCTCTGGAACTACTGGAAAACCTGTTGTATCTGGATACACTGAAAAAGACTTAGATACTTGGGGTGAAACAATAGCAAGAGGATTAACAATGATGGGTTTTGATGAAACTGACATTATTCAAAATACCCATGGTTATGGATTATTTACAGGAGGATTTGGTGTTCACTATGGAACTCATAAAATAGGTGCTACAATTATTCCTATTTCAACCGGTCAAACAAGAAGACAAATTGAAATTATGAATGATTTTAAAACTACTGGACTCATTTTTACTCCATCATATGGTATTCACTTAGGAGAAGTTGCCCTAGAAGATGGAATTAACCCAAAAAAATTAGGAATTAAAGCTATTGGGTTTGGGGCTGAAATGTGGACAGAAGAAATAAGAAATAAAGTTGAAGATATCTTTGGTTGTAAAGCATACAATATTTATGGATTAACCGAACTTACAGGACCTGGAGTTGGTGTTGAATGTTCTGCACAAAAAGGTTTACATATTGCAGAAGACATTTACTATCCTGAAATAATAGATCCTAACACTTTAGAAACCTTAGGTCCTAATCAAAAAGGAGAATTAGTTTTAACAAACCTTGAAAGAGAAGGTATGCCTATTATAAGATTTAGAACTAAAGATTTAACTCAAATCACATATGATAAATGCAAATGTGGAAGAACACATGGAAGAATAAGTAGAATTACTGGTAGATCTGATGACATGATTAAAGTTAAAGGTGTAGCTATATTCCCATCACAAATTGAAAAAGCATTACTTAAAGTTAGTGATGTAGAACCTCATTACTTAATAATAGTCACAAGACCTGGAACTTTAGACGAAATTGAAATCCAAGTAGAAACATCCCAAAACTTGTTTTTTGATGGTGTAAAAGAAATGATGTCCGTTCAAAAACAAATTGAAAAATCAATTGAAAACGAAACAGGTATACGTGTTAAAGTAACCCTTGTTGAACCAAAAACAATACCTAGATTTGAAGGTAAAGCTAAACGTGTTATTGATAAAAGAGAATTACATTAG
- a CDS encoding DUF2162 domain-containing protein, with translation MDMMNVLWQFGIFASIIVFGVKIGLASGLANLSKKLFAIICLGYGGGVLVISAMASLYAEPLTQVIYNYNSIFYIIMASIMIVAGLFTIREWKVHDKNTSTATSIAIIAPCPCCFGSIIASVIIVAPTIGVTAFNLSWYAAAALVLVIAITYFASNTIVKYINRPYPIILGNFMLLLGAYFLLSAIVIPNIASVMGKTHAAVSIGSPMAMLAFILAFIVLVALGIVLTKRSKSILE, from the coding sequence ATGGATATGATGAATGTATTGTGGCAATTTGGTATTTTTGCATCAATCATTGTTTTTGGTGTAAAAATAGGATTAGCTTCTGGTTTAGCTAATTTATCAAAAAAATTGTTTGCTATTATCTGTTTAGGATATGGTGGTGGAGTGTTAGTGATTTCTGCTATGGCTTCCCTATATGCAGAACCACTTACTCAAGTTATTTATAATTATAATTCTATTTTTTACATTATCATGGCTTCGATCATGATTGTGGCTGGTTTATTCACAATAAGAGAGTGGAAAGTTCATGATAAAAATACGAGTACTGCAACTTCAATAGCTATTATTGCTCCTTGTCCATGTTGTTTTGGTTCAATTATTGCAAGTGTTATTATTGTAGCTCCAACAATTGGTGTAACTGCATTTAATTTAAGTTGGTATGCTGCAGCGGCTTTAGTATTAGTTATTGCAATTACTTATTTTGCTTCTAATACTATTGTTAAATATATAAATAGACCTTATCCTATTATATTAGGTAATTTTATGTTGTTATTAGGAGCATATTTCTTACTTTCAGCTATTGTAATTCCTAATATTGCTTCAGTTATGGGTAAAACTCATGCAGCAGTTTCTATTGGTTCTCCTATGGCAATGCTTGCTTTTATTTTAGCATTTATTGTTTTAGTTGCTTTAGGTATTGTATTAACTAAACGTAGCAAAAGTATTTTAGAATAA
- a CDS encoding DUF308 domain-containing protein — MEVNKIGGILSVLLGLIFVIFPMFSASVVSIIIGLSLLFFGIIIVFSGINLKNIINILSLILIIIGVISIIFGFLFIFYIDAISFLFGIQFYIVGIIMVLFGISGILSKFERITLTSIMILIMGIITIILGAFSINNPIYVAIIIGICLIIEGVALILSD; from the coding sequence ATGGAGGTAAACAAAATTGGTGGTATATTATCTGTATTACTAGGTTTAATCTTTGTAATTTTTCCAATGTTTAGTGCTTCGGTTGTTTCTATAATTATTGGTTTAAGTTTACTTTTCTTTGGAATAATAATCGTATTTTCAGGAATTAATCTTAAGAATATTATTAATATATTATCATTAATTTTAATTATAATTGGAGTAATCTCTATAATTTTTGGATTTTTATTTATATTCTATATTGATGCAATATCTTTCTTATTTGGAATACAATTTTATATTGTAGGTATAATAATGGTTTTATTTGGTATCTCTGGAATCTTATCAAAATTCGAACGTATAACCCTTACATCAATTATGATTTTAATAATGGGAATTATAACTATTATACTTGGAGCATTTTCAATAAATAATCCTATATATGTAGCAATAATTATTGGAATTTGTTTAATAATAGAAGGAGTAGCTTTAATTTTATCCGATTAA
- a CDS encoding nitroreductase family protein, producing the protein MSDFETIINTRRSIRKYKNKEVSDEDILKILKAGMQAPGSRLNSEPWEFVVIKNKDKLSKLAEIKPRVKTSPVAILLVANIERAFYKLHWQQDMAAAAENMLLEAVNLGLGGLWNGVAPTEETMEKVASLFGLDNENQVPFCVITLGYPADGWENRFMDKFDESRIHYEEY; encoded by the coding sequence ATGAGTGATTTTGAAACAATAATTAATACAAGGCGCAGTATTCGTAAATATAAAAATAAAGAAGTATCTGATGAAGATATCTTGAAAATATTAAAAGCAGGCATGCAAGCTCCTGGAAGTAGACTTAACAGTGAACCATGGGAATTTGTAGTAATTAAAAATAAAGATAAATTGTCTAAGCTTGCTGAAATAAAACCAAGAGTTAAAACATCACCCGTTGCAATTTTACTTGTAGCTAATATTGAAAGAGCTTTTTATAAACTTCATTGGCAACAAGACATGGCTGCTGCAGCTGAAAATATGTTATTAGAAGCTGTTAACTTAGGTTTAGGTGGGCTTTGGAATGGTGTTGCTCCTACTGAGGAAACAATGGAAAAAGTAGCCAGTTTATTTGGTTTAGATAATGAAAATCAAGTTCCTTTTTGTGTAATTACCTTAGGTTATCCTGCTGATGGTTGGGAAAATAGATTCATGGATAAATTTGATGAATCAAGAATACATTATGAGGAGTATTAA
- a CDS encoding P-loop NTPase family protein, translated as MKSINKMLCLVDGEHYLPVTQEAIDTLNNLEHIEVTAAVFIGGTEKLRDDSEESYSKVLGVPVQFAKDKEIPYNLIVEMIRKYNIDTVMDLSDEPILDYPKRFKIACKVLNEEIPYEGPDFKFEPVTQYEIMEKPAITILGTGKRIGKTAVSGFVSRLIDKNGYEPCVIAMGRGGPEEPEIVHGEELEISAKFLLEQSEKGVHAASDHWEDALMSRILTIGCRRCGGGMAGEVFLTNMRKGAKLANEIESKFVIFEGSGAAIPPIKTNKKITLIGANQPLDNLINYFGPYRIALGDLIILTMCEEPMCDEKKIKDIENFVAEINPNATIISTVFRPKPLENIEGKKVLFATTAPDSIKDKLVDYLEENYNCEVVGVTSHLSNRPLLKQDMEKYIDKVDVMLSELKAAAVDVATKDAIKAGLKVVYCDNIPVRINGNYPDLEKSVLKLVDSAIDDFKK; from the coding sequence ATGAAGAGCATTAATAAGATGCTTTGTTTGGTTGATGGTGAACATTATTTACCAGTAACACAAGAAGCTATCGATACTTTGAACAATTTAGAACATATTGAAGTAACTGCAGCTGTTTTTATAGGTGGAACAGAAAAACTCAGGGATGATTCAGAAGAATCTTACTCAAAAGTTCTCGGAGTACCTGTTCAATTTGCAAAAGACAAAGAAATACCATATAATCTTATTGTTGAAATGATAAGAAAATATAACATTGACACAGTTATGGATTTAAGTGATGAACCCATTTTAGATTATCCAAAAAGATTTAAAATAGCTTGTAAAGTTTTAAATGAAGAAATACCTTATGAAGGGCCTGATTTTAAATTTGAACCTGTTACTCAATATGAAATAATGGAAAAACCTGCAATTACAATACTTGGAACTGGAAAACGTATAGGAAAAACTGCCGTTTCAGGTTTTGTTTCAAGACTTATAGATAAAAATGGATATGAACCATGTGTAATAGCTATGGGTAGAGGAGGACCTGAAGAACCTGAAATAGTTCACGGTGAAGAATTAGAAATTTCTGCTAAATTCTTACTAGAACAATCAGAAAAAGGGGTTCATGCTGCAAGTGATCATTGGGAAGATGCACTTATGAGTAGAATCTTAACAATAGGTTGTAGACGCTGTGGTGGGGGAATGGCTGGTGAAGTATTTTTAACAAATATGCGCAAAGGTGCTAAATTAGCTAATGAAATTGAGTCCAAATTTGTAATTTTTGAAGGCAGTGGTGCAGCAATACCTCCAATTAAAACAAATAAAAAAATCACTCTTATTGGAGCTAACCAACCACTTGATAATTTAATAAACTATTTTGGACCATACAGGATTGCACTTGGAGATTTAATCATATTAACCATGTGTGAAGAACCAATGTGCGACGAGAAAAAAATTAAAGATATTGAAAATTTTGTAGCTGAAATAAATCCTAATGCAACTATTATATCAACTGTATTTAGACCTAAACCATTAGAAAATATTGAAGGCAAAAAAGTTTTATTTGCAACAACTGCTCCTGATAGTATAAAAGACAAATTAGTTGATTATTTGGAAGAAAATTATAATTGTGAAGTTGTAGGAGTTACATCTCATCTTTCAAATAGACCACTTTTAAAACAAGACATGGAAAAATACATTGATAAAGTAGATGTAATGTTAAGTGAACTTAAAGCAGCAGCTGTTGATGTAGCTACAAAAGATGCAATAAAAGCAGGCTTGAAAGTAGTATACTGTGATAATATACCAGTTAGGATAAATGGAAATTATCCTGATTTAGAAAAATCTGTTTTAAAATTAGTTGATTCAGCAATCGACGATTTTAAAAAATAA
- a CDS encoding MalY/PatB family protein, producing MQTPVYHAFFHVIENNNRVVVENKLKYDNYRYSIDFDDLDEKLANVKIFLLCNPHNPIGKIWSKSDLEKIGDLCKKHDVVIVSDEIHCDLTDPGINYNPFELSSNYNKAITCISPTKTFNIAGLQSSMIHTKNKEIYNKLKEELVKDFFISSNAFSSIATIAAYRECEEWLDNLKEVLFKNKRIVNDFIENEIPFLKLVPSNATYLLWIDISMLNSSSKVFCEFLRRNYGLFLSPGIQFGQNGDQFLRLNIACPETLLIKGLEKLKAAINDFQ from the coding sequence ATTCAAACACCTGTTTATCATGCATTTTTTCATGTAATAGAAAATAATAATCGTGTGGTTGTTGAAAATAAATTAAAATACGATAATTATAGATATTCTATTGATTTTGATGATTTAGATGAAAAATTAGCTAATGTTAAAATATTTCTTTTATGTAATCCTCATAATCCTATTGGAAAAATATGGTCAAAAAGTGACTTAGAAAAGATTGGGGATTTATGTAAAAAACATGATGTTGTTATAGTTTCTGATGAAATTCATTGTGATTTAACTGATCCTGGAATAAACTATAATCCATTTGAACTTTCATCTAATTATAATAAAGCTATTACATGTATATCACCAACTAAAACTTTCAACATTGCAGGGCTTCAAAGTTCAATGATTCACACAAAAAATAAAGAGATTTATAATAAACTTAAAGAGGAATTAGTAAAAGATTTTTTCATATCTTCAAATGCATTTTCATCAATAGCTACCATAGCTGCTTATAGGGAATGTGAGGAATGGTTAGATAATTTAAAAGAGGTTCTATTTAAAAATAAGCGGATTGTTAATGATTTTATTGAAAATGAAATTCCTTTTTTAAAATTAGTTCCATCAAATGCAACTTATCTGTTATGGATTGATATTTCAATGTTAAATTCATCTTCTAAGGTATTTTGTGAGTTTTTAAGAAGAAATTATGGATTATTTTTATCTCCAGGCATTCAATTTGGTCAAAATGGAGATCAATTTTTAAGATTGAACATTGCATGTCCTGAAACACTTTTAATTAAAGGTTTAGAAAAATTAAAAGCTGCCATTAATGATTTTCAATAA
- a CDS encoding acetolactate synthase: protein MKIKQLSIFLQNKMGSMYKPLKILKENNINIRAMSMADTSEFAILRLVVDNPLKGKEVLEKNNFLVKIIDTIAVEMDDKPGGLTHVLEVIKDNLIDLEYIYAFTHEKEGKAILLLHSDNMDELITALSKSNITLVSANEVYNL, encoded by the coding sequence ATGAAAATTAAACAATTATCAATATTTTTACAAAATAAAATGGGAAGTATGTATAAACCCTTAAAAATATTAAAAGAAAATAATATTAACATAAGAGCTATGTCTATGGCAGATACTTCTGAATTTGCTATTTTAAGACTTGTTGTTGATAATCCACTAAAAGGAAAAGAAGTACTTGAAAAAAATAATTTTCTTGTTAAAATCATTGACACCATAGCTGTTGAAATGGATGATAAGCCAGGTGGTTTAACTCATGTTTTAGAAGTCATAAAAGATAATTTAATTGATTTAGAATATATTTATGCATTTACACATGAAAAAGAAGGGAAAGCTATTCTGTTATTACACTCTGATAATATGGATGAATTAATTACTGCATTAAGTAAAAGCAATATAACATTGGTATCTGCTAATGAAGTTTATAATCTATAA